The Saccopteryx leptura isolate mSacLep1 chromosome 2, mSacLep1_pri_phased_curated, whole genome shotgun sequence genome has a window encoding:
- the LOC136393305 gene encoding keratin-associated protein 12-1-like — protein sequence MCHTSCSTGCQVGCCSPSPCQSSVCRPVSCKAAVYMPVSCQVSCCVPVNCKPIVCMAPSCLSSVCLPVSYKPVMCVASSCQSSGCVQPSCPTLVYRPISCWTPSCC from the coding sequence ATGTGCCACACCAGCTGCTCCACAGGCTGCCAGGTTGGCTGCTGCTCGCCCAGCCCCTGCCAGTCCTCCGTGTGCCGGCCCGTGAGCTGCAAGGCAGCCGTGTACATGCCTGTGAGCTGCCAGGTGTCCTGCTGCGTGCCCGTGAACTGCAAACCCATTGTATGCAtggctccttcctgcctgtcctctGTGTGCCTGCCTGTGAGCTACAAACCTGTCATGTGTGTGGCCTCTTCCTGCCAGTCCTCTGGGTGCGTCCagccctcctgccccaccctggtCTACAGACCCATCTCCTGTTGGACCCCTTCCTGCTGCTGA
- the LOC136393306 gene encoding keratin-associated protein 10-12-like, whose product MAASTLSACSSDLSYDSCTCLPGSCDSCTSSSCQVDNCPESCCEPSCCVPTCYQPTCCVSSCCQPTCCAPTPCQQAYCVPICCKPICCMPVCCTPVCSKPVCCVPICSGTAPCPVPSCWQPTPCPSSCCRPSSCVSLICRPVCRPACCVPVSSCQPSCCRPASCMSLLCGPMCPRPAC is encoded by the coding sequence ATGGCCGCATCCACCCTGTCCGCCTGCTCCAGTGACCTGAGCTATGACAGCTGCACCTGCCTGCCAGGTTCCTGTGACTCTTGTACCAGCTCCTCCTGCCAGGTGGACAACTGTCCAGAGAGCTGCTGTGAGCCCTCTTGCTGCGTCCCTACCTGCTACCAGCCCACCTGCTGTGTCTCCAGCTGCTGCCAGCCCACCTGTTGTGCTCCCACCCCCTGCCAGCAGGCCTACTGTGTGCCTATCTGCTGCAAGCCCATCTGCTGCATGCCAGTCTGTTGTACACCTGTTTGCAGCAAGcctgtgtgctgtgtgcccatATGCTCTGGGACCGCCCCCTGCCCAGTCCCCTCGTGCTGGCAGCCTACCCCCTGCCCCTCATCCTGCTGCAGACCCTCCTCCTGTGTGTCCCTCATCTGCCGCCCTGTGTGCAGACCTGCCTGCTGTGTGCCTGTCTCCTCCTGCCAGCCCAGCTGCTGCCGCCCAGCCTCCTGCATGTCCCTGCTCTGCGGCCCCATGTGCCCCCGCCCTGCCTGCTGA